In one Chryseobacterium camelliae genomic region, the following are encoded:
- a CDS encoding DEAD/DEAH box helicase — protein MELSREYTLFNTNISTLSVYELLKHTQNGSFMENRDFQNIHPIALELNVGVFTKKNAAVDFPRVSVSQIGNDIISSCSCDHNDQKLCEHQAEVIHCILEKEDFRMFYDNNLRRKIVVRSAKGYGLENESNLDAYFQLNYVDGKLSIESKMKELLKIDEQVLKKDLIPQQQSLIKKLAAQETDKKQILVIGRHRYYNQLSFLLMKADITQTGKIKNPVSNADPMNLIWKAENPLAIKFYTALVVFQNKYNEDNTDTELDALQQIIKNPLELDTYFHDRDISETMSAKSLIPVDLKMLKAEIQLTVFKKEPFFEITGELVFNDGSLPFKNVVIRNEHFVYHQQTFHYVDHPDMLRVLKFFKANNEIVLIHSSKYEEFVKTVLSPLENLVHINYSYIRKATSVELIEKNFEVERIVYLNQEGNFIAIIPVMKYGEVEVPVYSRKQIFNTDQNGNEFKIERDYNAEIALTSVIMNQHPDFREQLEGHEYFYLHKDKFLDENWFLNAFEIWRNEGITILGFNEIKNNKLNPHKAKITIEVNSGIDWFNAKLKVHFGKKKATLKQVHRALRNKSKFVQLDDGSHGILPDEWIEKINRYFQAGDIDEDLLKIPKVNFTEISDLFEKEVLSEEVQNEITAYHEQFSMINRSEVSVPAELNAELRDYQREGLNWLNFLDNFNFGGCLADDMGLGKTLQIIAFILSQREKYGHTTNLVVVPTSLLFNWQEEIEKFAPSLKIFTHYGAEREKSIIKMHEYEIVLTTYGMVLSDIRFLKNFRFNYIFLDESQAIKNPNSERYKAARLLQSRNRIVLTGTPVENNTFDLYGQLSFACPGLLGSKQYFKDIYAIPIDKFEYSKRALELQQKIKPFILRRTKKQVASELPEKTEMVIYCEMNAEQRKIYDNYEQELREFISATNDDEITKNSMHVLTGLTKLRQICNSPVLLKEGHSGSNAVKIEILTEQIENKSREHKILVFSQFVGMLDLVKAELEQKNIPFEYLTGQTKDRGAKVQNFQTNDEVRVFLISLKAGGVGLNLTEADYVYLIDPWWNPAIENQAIDRSHRIGQTKHVVAVRLICTNTVEEKIMNMQKKKHKLAQDLIKTDASFFTHLSKSELLEIL, from the coding sequence ATGGAATTATCAAGAGAATATACACTATTCAATACCAATATCAGTACGCTTTCAGTGTATGAGTTGCTGAAACATACCCAAAATGGAAGTTTTATGGAAAACAGAGACTTCCAAAATATTCATCCGATCGCTCTTGAACTGAATGTTGGGGTATTTACTAAAAAGAATGCAGCGGTTGATTTTCCGAGAGTTTCAGTGAGCCAGATCGGAAACGATATTATTTCATCCTGTTCATGTGATCATAACGATCAGAAACTATGTGAACATCAGGCGGAAGTTATTCATTGTATTCTTGAGAAGGAAGATTTCCGGATGTTCTATGATAACAATCTTCGTCGTAAAATAGTAGTACGATCAGCCAAAGGATATGGTTTAGAAAACGAATCGAACTTGGATGCCTATTTTCAATTAAATTATGTAGATGGAAAGCTGAGTATCGAAAGTAAAATGAAGGAGCTTTTGAAAATTGATGAGCAGGTTTTAAAAAAAGATCTTATTCCTCAACAGCAGTCTCTCATCAAAAAATTAGCGGCTCAGGAGACCGATAAAAAACAGATTCTTGTTATTGGAAGACACCGTTACTACAACCAATTGAGCTTTTTGCTGATGAAAGCGGATATTACGCAGACCGGAAAAATTAAAAATCCGGTAAGCAATGCAGATCCGATGAATCTGATTTGGAAAGCTGAAAACCCTTTAGCAATTAAATTTTATACAGCCCTTGTTGTTTTCCAGAATAAATACAATGAAGACAATACCGATACTGAACTGGATGCATTGCAGCAGATTATTAAAAATCCGTTGGAATTAGATACTTACTTTCATGACAGGGACATATCTGAAACTATGTCTGCAAAATCTCTGATTCCTGTTGACTTGAAGATGCTGAAAGCTGAAATACAGTTAACCGTCTTTAAAAAAGAACCGTTTTTTGAAATCACGGGTGAACTTGTTTTCAATGATGGGTCACTTCCTTTCAAAAATGTGGTGATCCGGAATGAGCATTTTGTCTATCATCAGCAGACTTTTCACTATGTAGATCATCCCGATATGCTTCGGGTGCTTAAATTCTTTAAAGCTAACAATGAAATTGTATTGATTCATTCCTCTAAATATGAAGAATTTGTCAAGACTGTTCTTTCTCCTTTAGAGAACCTGGTTCATATTAATTACAGTTATATCCGTAAAGCCACTTCTGTGGAGCTTATTGAGAAAAATTTTGAAGTAGAACGGATTGTTTATCTTAATCAGGAAGGGAATTTCATAGCCATTATCCCTGTCATGAAGTATGGGGAAGTGGAAGTTCCTGTTTATTCCAGAAAGCAGATTTTTAATACCGATCAGAATGGGAATGAATTTAAAATAGAACGCGACTACAATGCAGAAATTGCCCTCACTTCGGTGATCATGAATCAGCATCCGGATTTTAGAGAGCAATTGGAAGGACACGAATATTTCTATCTGCATAAAGATAAGTTTTTAGACGAAAACTGGTTTCTGAATGCTTTTGAAATATGGCGGAATGAAGGAATTACCATTCTCGGATTTAATGAAATTAAAAACAATAAACTCAATCCTCATAAAGCCAAAATAACGATAGAAGTCAACAGTGGAATTGATTGGTTTAATGCTAAATTGAAAGTCCATTTCGGAAAAAAGAAAGCCACACTGAAGCAGGTACATCGTGCTCTACGCAACAAAAGCAAATTTGTACAGTTGGATGATGGTTCTCACGGGATTTTACCAGATGAATGGATCGAAAAAATTAACCGATACTTTCAGGCAGGAGATATAGACGAGGATTTGCTTAAAATTCCTAAGGTTAATTTTACGGAAATATCAGATTTATTTGAAAAAGAAGTATTGAGTGAAGAGGTACAAAATGAAATTACTGCTTACCACGAGCAATTTTCAATGATAAACCGATCTGAAGTCTCAGTTCCTGCAGAATTGAATGCTGAGTTGAGAGATTATCAGCGGGAAGGGCTGAACTGGCTAAATTTTTTAGACAATTTCAATTTCGGCGGATGTCTTGCCGATGATATGGGATTGGGAAAAACTTTACAGATCATTGCCTTTATCTTATCACAAAGAGAGAAATACGGACATACAACCAATTTGGTGGTGGTTCCGACTTCGTTACTGTTCAACTGGCAGGAAGAAATAGAAAAATTTGCCCCTTCTCTAAAAATATTTACTCATTACGGAGCCGAAAGAGAGAAAAGCATCATAAAAATGCATGAGTATGAGATCGTATTAACCACCTATGGAATGGTATTGTCTGATATTCGTTTTCTGAAAAATTTCCGTTTCAATTATATCTTTTTGGATGAATCACAGGCGATTAAAAATCCTAACTCGGAAAGATATAAAGCAGCCAGATTGCTACAATCCAGAAACAGAATCGTGCTTACAGGAACACCTGTTGAAAACAATACGTTTGATCTGTACGGACAGCTTTCCTTTGCCTGTCCCGGATTATTGGGAAGCAAACAGTATTTCAAGGATATTTATGCAATTCCGATCGATAAATTTGAGTACAGCAAAAGAGCGTTGGAACTTCAGCAGAAAATAAAACCTTTTATCCTCAGAAGAACAAAAAAGCAGGTTGCCAGTGAACTTCCCGAAAAAACGGAAATGGTCATTTACTGTGAAATGAATGCAGAACAACGTAAAATCTATGATAATTACGAACAGGAGCTGCGTGAATTTATTTCCGCTACCAATGATGATGAGATCACAAAAAACAGTATGCATGTTTTAACAGGGTTAACGAAGCTCAGACAAATCTGCAATTCTCCGGTACTTTTGAAAGAAGGACATTCCGGAAGCAATGCTGTGAAGATTGAAATATTGACCGAACAGATTGAAAATAAATCCAGAGAACATAAAATATTGGTTTTTTCCCAATTTGTAGGCATGCTTGATCTCGTTAAAGCTGAACTGGAGCAAAAAAACATTCCGTTTGAATATCTGACAGGTCAGACGAAAGACAGAGGAGCTAAAGTCCAGAACTTCCAGACCAATGATGAGGTTCGGGTGTTTTTAATCAGTTTAAAAGCAGGAGGAGTAGGTTTGAACCTTACCGAAGCAGATTACGTCTATCTTATTGATCCATGGTGGAATCCTGCCATCGAAAATCAGGCGATCGACCGAAGCCACAGAATCGGACAGACGAAACATGTAGTGGCGGTTCGACTGATCTGTACCAATACGGTGGAAGAGAAGATCATGAATATGCAGAAGAAAAAGCATAAGCTTGCTCAGGATTTAATTAAGACAGATGCTTCTTTCTTTACCCATCTATCCAAAAGTGAGCTATTGGAAATTCTGTAA
- a CDS encoding sigma-54-dependent transcriptional regulator, producing MSKILIIDDEEKIRTLLSRIIELEGFEIFQASDLKNGKKRLENSDIDVVISDVKLPDGSGVDFSKNIKENYPWIEVILLTAFGNIPDGVQSIKNGAFDYITKGDDNNKIIPLVYKAMDKVGLNRRLLQLEKQLGDKQSFDNIIGKSKTIESAIHSAKKVAVTDATVLLTGETGTGKEVFAQAIHTTSPRNKHNFIAVNCSAFSKELLENELFGHKSGAFTGAMKDAKGIFEEANNGTVFLDEIGEMPLDLQAKLLRVLESGEFLKVGESKPTKVNVRIIAATNRDLQKEIDNGNFREDLYYRINIFNIMLPSLRERISDIEDLAGFFLKKYTQKVGKKITSISNDYLNVLKKHFWKGNIRELRNIIERSVILEDTEELSVGSLPFDMQQISTAQSTTDKTLSAFSMASAEKLHIQKILNYTQGNKAEAARLLEIGIATLYRKIEEYKIS from the coding sequence TTGAGCAAGATATTAATCATCGATGATGAAGAAAAAATCAGAACGCTTCTTTCAAGAATTATTGAACTGGAAGGTTTTGAAATATTTCAGGCTTCTGATCTGAAGAACGGCAAAAAAAGACTGGAAAACTCAGATATTGATGTAGTCATCAGTGATGTGAAACTTCCGGACGGAAGCGGAGTCGATTTTTCCAAAAATATCAAAGAAAACTATCCCTGGATTGAAGTCATTCTTCTTACCGCATTCGGAAATATTCCTGATGGAGTTCAGTCCATAAAAAACGGGGCATTCGATTATATTACCAAAGGTGACGATAATAATAAGATCATTCCGCTTGTTTACAAAGCAATGGATAAAGTGGGGTTAAACAGAAGGCTCCTACAGCTGGAAAAACAATTGGGAGACAAACAGTCTTTTGATAACATCATAGGAAAATCAAAAACTATAGAATCGGCAATTCATTCGGCGAAAAAAGTTGCCGTAACGGATGCCACAGTTCTTTTAACGGGAGAGACAGGAACCGGAAAAGAAGTTTTTGCACAGGCAATTCATACTACAAGTCCCAGAAATAAACATAATTTTATAGCGGTCAACTGTTCTGCTTTTAGTAAAGAATTACTGGAAAATGAATTGTTCGGACACAAATCCGGTGCTTTTACAGGTGCGATGAAAGATGCTAAAGGAATTTTTGAAGAAGCCAATAACGGAACGGTTTTCCTTGATGAAATAGGAGAGATGCCTTTGGATTTGCAGGCCAAATTACTTCGTGTGTTAGAATCCGGAGAATTTTTGAAAGTGGGTGAAAGTAAGCCTACCAAAGTGAATGTAAGGATTATCGCTGCTACCAATAGAGATTTGCAGAAAGAAATCGACAACGGGAACTTTAGGGAAGATTTGTATTATCGAATTAATATTTTTAATATCATGCTTCCTTCGCTAAGAGAAAGAATTTCTGATATTGAAGACTTAGCCGGCTTTTTCTTAAAAAAGTATACGCAGAAAGTTGGGAAAAAGATAACCTCTATTTCTAATGATTATCTGAATGTACTGAAAAAACATTTTTGGAAAGGAAACATTCGTGAGCTTCGTAATATTATCGAAAGAAGTGTTATTTTAGAAGATACTGAGGAACTATCAGTGGGCAGTCTGCCTTTCGATATGCAGCAGATTTCAACTGCTCAGTCTACCACAGATAAAACACTGTCTGCGTTTTCTATGGCAAGCGCAGAGAAGCTTCATATTCAGAAAATCCTGAATTATACACAGGGAAACAAAGCCGAAGCAGCCCGTTTGCTCGAAATCGGGATTGCCACTCTTTATCGCAAAATCGAAGAATACAAAATATCGTAA
- a CDS encoding DUF7674 family protein, with translation MNHTEAMQEIVKVIPESEEEFKETFRTRNSFMVINVFTKQIRELIRKKDQNVLVTCLNKMDEMYKKGDQALKNAIESVFIYSLDSLTFTCDKAYKNLIFEKIPLPLKNAYLHQVYASGI, from the coding sequence ATGAATCATACAGAAGCAATGCAGGAAATCGTAAAAGTAATTCCTGAATCCGAAGAAGAATTCAAAGAAACATTCAGAACCAGAAACTCATTTATGGTCATTAATGTTTTCACAAAACAAATCCGTGAGCTGATCCGGAAAAAAGATCAAAACGTTTTGGTGACCTGTCTGAATAAGATGGACGAAATGTATAAAAAAGGGGATCAGGCTCTGAAAAATGCGATAGAATCGGTTTTTATCTACTCTTTAGACAGTCTTACGTTTACCTGTGATAAGGCCTATAAAAACCTGATTTTTGAAAAAATCCCTTTGCCTCTGAAAAACGCATATCTGCATCAGGTGTATGCATCAGGAATTTAA
- the kdpA gene encoding potassium-transporting ATPase subunit KdpA, which produces MNSEILGILLMFFLAVGLAIPLGRYIGKIYSNEKNWLDKIFNPVDKIFYKASGVNPDTEMTWKQHLLALLMINLVWFLIAMFVLTNMGWLPLNPDHNPSMSGDLAFNTAVSFVTNTNLQHYSGETGMSYLGQLILMLWQFISAGCGMAVAAVVFVAMRERTTEKLGNFYFFFVRSCTRILLPIAIVVATLLVFNGTPMTFEGKDTITNLQGDKVEVSRGPVAAFTAIKHLGTNGGGFFGPNSAHPFENPNYFTNIVEMVTQMLIPLAMVFAMGYVVRRRKLARTVFGVMTVGFLLLMIPTVATEVNGNPAISHMGISQTMGNMEGKEVRFGSAASAYWSIATTVISTGSVNSMHDSFMPLSEMNQMLGMMVNAFYGGVGVGFLNFYIFIILAVFISGLMVGRTPEFLGKKIEAREMKIAMIIALLHPLLILSGTAIASYLYSQDPETYGGWLNNPGYHGFSEILYEFTSSSANNGSGFEGLGDNTPFWNIACGIVMLMARYLPIIGPVAIAGSLAAKRYIPESAGTLKTDTSTFGLMVFAVIAIVAALSFFPALALGPIAEYFSM; this is translated from the coding sequence ATGAACTCAGAAATTTTAGGAATACTATTGATGTTCTTTTTAGCAGTAGGTCTTGCAATACCTTTGGGAAGATACATCGGGAAAATATACAGTAATGAAAAAAACTGGCTGGATAAGATTTTTAATCCGGTAGATAAAATTTTCTACAAAGCTTCCGGTGTTAATCCTGACACGGAAATGACCTGGAAACAACATCTGCTTGCTTTATTAATGATCAATCTGGTCTGGTTTTTAATCGCCATGTTTGTACTGACCAATATGGGATGGCTTCCGTTGAATCCGGATCATAATCCGTCCATGAGCGGAGACTTGGCATTCAATACGGCGGTAAGTTTTGTGACGAATACGAATCTTCAGCATTATTCAGGGGAAACGGGAATGTCTTATTTGGGACAGCTTATTCTCATGCTATGGCAGTTTATCAGTGCAGGTTGCGGAATGGCAGTTGCAGCAGTTGTTTTCGTCGCCATGAGAGAAAGAACCACAGAGAAATTAGGAAACTTTTACTTCTTTTTTGTAAGAAGCTGTACCCGAATTTTATTACCGATTGCAATCGTGGTTGCGACATTATTAGTGTTTAACGGAACACCGATGACGTTTGAAGGGAAAGATACGATTACCAATTTACAGGGAGACAAAGTTGAGGTAAGTCGAGGCCCGGTTGCTGCTTTTACAGCGATCAAGCATCTGGGAACAAATGGAGGTGGATTTTTTGGACCAAACTCGGCGCATCCTTTTGAAAACCCGAACTATTTTACCAACATCGTAGAAATGGTCACTCAAATGCTGATTCCTTTGGCAATGGTTTTTGCAATGGGATACGTTGTCAGAAGAAGAAAACTGGCCCGGACAGTCTTTGGAGTAATGACCGTAGGTTTTTTACTTCTTATGATTCCTACCGTAGCAACTGAAGTTAATGGCAATCCTGCAATCTCTCATATGGGAATTTCTCAGACCATGGGAAATATGGAAGGAAAAGAAGTGCGTTTTGGATCCGCTGCATCTGCCTATTGGAGTATTGCAACAACGGTAATTTCTACCGGGAGTGTCAATTCTATGCATGATAGTTTCATGCCTTTAAGCGAAATGAACCAAATGCTGGGAATGATGGTAAATGCTTTTTACGGTGGCGTCGGAGTAGGATTTCTGAACTTTTATATTTTCATCATTCTTGCTGTTTTTATAAGTGGATTGATGGTAGGAAGAACACCTGAGTTTTTAGGAAAGAAAATTGAAGCAAGAGAAATGAAAATAGCCATGATTATTGCACTGTTGCACCCCCTTTTAATTCTTTCGGGAACAGCCATTGCAAGCTATTTGTATTCTCAGGACCCCGAAACATACGGAGGTTGGCTGAATAATCCTGGTTATCACGGTTTCAGTGAAATATTATACGAATTTACCTCATCAAGTGCCAACAACGGAAGTGGTTTTGAAGGATTGGGAGACAACACCCCTTTCTGGAATATTGCCTGCGGAATTGTCATGTTAATGGCAAGATACTTACCCATTATCGGTCCGGTTGCGATTGCAGGAAGTTTAGCGGCTAAAAGATACATTCCTGAAAGTGCAGGAACCTTAAAAACAGATACTTCAACATTCGGATTGATGGTATTTGCAGTGATTGCTATTGTAGCGGCATTGTCGTTCTTCCCGGCATTGGCTTTGGGACCTATCGCGGAGTATTTTAGTATGTAG
- a CDS encoding four helix bundle protein encodes MKPHRNLKAWSDSISLIKEVYLVTKSFPKEELFGTTSQMRRAALSIPLNIAEGAARTSKKEFARFLDISIGSIAELDTLLIISFELEFLSNEEFHLLNNKLDLIGKLIYGLKRKLLSE; translated from the coding sequence ATGAAACCCCATAGAAATTTGAAAGCATGGAGCGACAGTATTTCTTTGATTAAAGAAGTATATCTTGTTACCAAATCTTTTCCTAAAGAAGAACTTTTCGGCACCACTTCACAAATGCGGCGAGCCGCATTATCTATTCCATTGAATATTGCGGAAGGAGCTGCAAGAACCAGTAAAAAAGAATTTGCTCGTTTTCTTGATATATCTATTGGGTCTATTGCAGAGCTTGATACTTTATTGATCATTTCATTTGAATTAGAATTTTTATCAAACGAAGAATTCCATTTGCTTAATAATAAACTTGATTTAATTGGAAAACTCATTTATGGGTTGAAGCGAAAGTTGCTTAGTGAGTAA
- the kdpB gene encoding potassium-transporting ATPase subunit KdpB, with protein sequence MKGNNNNLFQAELVNEALKQSFIKLHPAKMFRNPVMFMVYIGTLVMAGVCVWIATGETSQGSLIYNIIVTAILFITLLFANFAEAIAEARGKAQADSLRKTREETPAKMLLSNEEITIVPSNQLRKGDVFVCETGDVIPSDGEIIEGLATIDESAITGESAPVIREAGGDKSSVTGGTKVLSDQIKVKVTTEPGESFLDKMIALVEGASRQKTPNEIALTILLAGFTLVFVIVTVTLKPFGDYANTPITIAAFISLFVCLIPTTIGGLLSAIGIAGMDRALRANVITKSGKAVETAGDIDVLLLDKTGTITIGNRKATNFYPANGIEEKALIKAAVLSSMADETPEGKSIVELSEKLDVEDILKKELALLTSNISPEYINFTAETRSSGINYENTRIRKGATDTIKNMVTNSGNLFPTEVEEQVRAISQNGGTPLVVSENEKALGVIELQDIIKPGIKERFDRLRKMGIKTVMVTGDNPLTAKFIAEKAGVDDFIAEAKPEDKMNYIKKEQTDGRLVAMMGDGTNDAPALAQADVGVAMNSGTQAAKEAGNMVDLDNDPTKLIEVVEIGKQLLMTRGTLTTFSIANDVAKYFAIVPALFIASIPALQGLNIMNLHSPESAILSAVIFNAIVIPMLIPLALKGVAYKPIGASALLRRNLFIYGLGGVVIPFIGIKIIDLFVSIFI encoded by the coding sequence ATGAAAGGAAATAATAACAACTTGTTTCAGGCTGAATTAGTGAATGAAGCATTGAAACAATCATTTATAAAATTGCACCCGGCAAAGATGTTCCGTAATCCGGTCATGTTTATGGTTTATATCGGAACCTTAGTAATGGCCGGAGTTTGTGTATGGATTGCGACAGGAGAAACTTCTCAGGGCAGTCTTATCTATAATATCATCGTTACAGCAATACTGTTCATCACGCTTCTTTTTGCCAATTTCGCAGAAGCTATTGCAGAAGCAAGAGGAAAAGCTCAGGCTGATTCCTTAAGAAAAACGAGAGAAGAAACTCCTGCAAAGATGCTTCTGTCAAACGAAGAAATTACAATAGTTCCTTCCAATCAATTAAGAAAAGGAGATGTATTTGTTTGTGAAACGGGAGATGTCATTCCTTCTGACGGAGAAATTATCGAAGGACTGGCTACGATCGATGAAAGCGCCATCACAGGAGAAAGTGCTCCGGTAATTCGTGAAGCAGGAGGCGATAAAAGCAGTGTAACCGGAGGAACGAAAGTACTTTCAGACCAAATTAAAGTAAAAGTTACCACAGAGCCTGGAGAAAGCTTCTTAGATAAAATGATTGCCTTAGTTGAAGGGGCATCAAGACAGAAGACCCCGAATGAAATAGCCCTGACTATCCTGTTGGCCGGATTTACATTGGTTTTTGTAATCGTTACGGTTACTTTAAAACCATTTGGTGATTATGCAAATACACCGATTACCATTGCCGCATTTATCTCATTATTTGTTTGCTTGATTCCCACTACGATTGGTGGATTATTGTCAGCAATAGGTATTGCGGGAATGGACAGAGCTTTAAGAGCCAATGTGATTACTAAAAGCGGTAAAGCGGTGGAAACTGCAGGAGATATTGATGTTTTATTATTGGATAAAACCGGAACCATTACCATTGGAAACCGAAAAGCGACAAATTTTTATCCTGCTAACGGAATTGAGGAAAAAGCTTTAATAAAAGCAGCGGTTCTAAGTTCTATGGCAGATGAAACTCCGGAAGGAAAATCTATTGTAGAACTGAGTGAAAAGTTAGATGTGGAAGATATTTTAAAGAAAGAATTGGCACTTCTTACTTCTAACATCTCACCGGAGTACATCAACTTTACGGCAGAAACAAGAAGTTCAGGAATCAACTATGAAAACACACGAATCCGAAAAGGGGCAACTGATACTATCAAAAATATGGTTACCAATTCGGGCAATCTGTTTCCAACAGAAGTTGAAGAACAAGTCAGAGCTATTTCGCAAAATGGAGGAACTCCACTCGTGGTTTCAGAAAATGAAAAAGCTTTGGGTGTGATAGAATTACAGGACATCATTAAACCGGGGATTAAAGAACGTTTTGACCGTCTGAGAAAAATGGGGATCAAAACCGTGATGGTAACCGGAGATAATCCTCTGACGGCAAAATTCATTGCCGAAAAAGCGGGGGTAGATGACTTCATCGCTGAAGCGAAACCAGAAGATAAAATGAATTACATCAAAAAAGAGCAGACAGACGGAAGACTGGTTGCCATGATGGGAGACGGAACCAACGACGCACCTGCTCTTGCACAAGCTGATGTAGGTGTTGCCATGAACAGCGGAACTCAGGCTGCAAAAGAAGCAGGAAACATGGTGGATTTGGATAATGATCCTACTAAACTGATTGAAGTAGTAGAGATTGGAAAACAATTATTAATGACTCGCGGAACGTTAACAACATTCAGTATTGCAAATGACGTGGCAAAATATTTTGCAATTGTTCCTGCGTTATTTATTGCCTCCATTCCGGCATTACAAGGTTTGAATATTATGAATCTTCATTCTCCGGAATCGGCGATTCTCTCAGCAGTAATTTTTAATGCGATTGTCATCCCGATGTTGATTCCTTTGGCTTTAAAAGGAGTTGCTTATAAACCGATCGGAGCAAGTGCGCTGTTGAGAAGAAATCTTTTTATATACGGTTTAGGTGGCGTTGTCATTCCATTTATCGGGATTAAGATTATTGATTTATTCGTATCGATTTTTATTTAA
- a CDS encoding K(+)-transporting ATPase subunit C, which translates to MKQNILPAIRLTLLCAVFFSGIYTLFIFGIAQAALNNGKGEIIKSEKLLVKSEKTIDASHISPKTSYYYANIGQKFDKDEYFWSRPSAVDYNAAGAGGSNKGPSNPDYLKTVQERINHFMKHNPGIQKSEIPSDMVTASGGGLDPNISVQAAKIQIKRIAKIRQIDENKIRELITSNTEKPLLGLFGTEKINVLKLNIALDGLK; encoded by the coding sequence ATGAAACAAAATATATTACCAGCCATCCGATTAACACTTTTATGCGCTGTGTTTTTCTCAGGAATTTATACACTTTTCATCTTCGGAATAGCTCAGGCGGCACTTAATAACGGAAAAGGAGAAATTATTAAAAGTGAGAAGCTTTTAGTAAAAAGTGAAAAAACTATTGATGCTTCTCACATTTCACCGAAAACATCTTACTATTACGCCAATATAGGGCAGAAATTCGATAAAGATGAATATTTCTGGTCACGTCCATCGGCTGTTGATTATAATGCAGCCGGAGCAGGAGGAAGCAATAAAGGACCTTCTAATCCTGATTACCTGAAAACGGTTCAGGAAAGAATAAATCATTTTATGAAGCACAATCCTGGAATTCAGAAATCAGAAATTCCATCAGATATGGTAACAGCGAGTGGAGGAGGATTAGATCCCAATATCTCTGTACAGGCGGCAAAAATTCAGATAAAAAGAATTGCTAAAATCAGGCAGATCGATGAAAACAAAATCCGGGAACTCATAACATCCAACACGGAAAAACCACTTCTCGGGTTATTCGGAACAGAAAAAATCAATGTTTTAAAACTCAATATCGCATTAGACGGTTTGAAGTAA
- a CDS encoding porin, which produces MIKKLSIFTFLMLGAASVLYAQEETKKPLKINGYAEVYYQYDFNNPENNTRPGFVYSHSRNNEVNLNLGFVKANYETDKVRANIALGVGTYMNSNYAAESGVLKNIYEANVGVKISKNKNLWIDAGIMPSHIGFESAISKDCFTLTRSMLADNSPYFESGAKISYTSDNGKWFVSGLVLNGWQRIQRVDGNSTVAFGHQLTYKPNEKITLNSSSFIGNDKPDSIRQMRYFHNLYGSFRLSKKFALITGFDIGAEQKTKGSDQYNIWYSPVVIAKYSPTEKLSFAARGEYYSDEKGVIIATGTENGFKTFGYSVNADYWIFPNLVWRTEIKNLSSKDDIFLNRDNNLKTNNLMAVTSLAVSF; this is translated from the coding sequence ATGATTAAAAAATTATCAATATTCACATTTTTGATGCTTGGAGCAGCTTCTGTGCTTTATGCCCAGGAAGAAACAAAAAAACCTTTAAAAATAAACGGTTATGCGGAAGTGTACTATCAATACGACTTTAATAATCCCGAAAATAATACCAGACCGGGATTTGTGTACAGCCACAGCCGGAACAATGAAGTTAATTTAAATTTAGGTTTTGTAAAAGCAAATTATGAAACGGATAAAGTAAGAGCCAATATAGCTTTAGGAGTGGGAACGTATATGAATTCCAATTACGCGGCAGAATCCGGTGTTTTAAAAAATATCTATGAAGCCAATGTAGGAGTGAAAATTTCAAAAAATAAAAATCTTTGGATCGATGCCGGAATTATGCCGTCTCATATCGGTTTTGAAAGCGCAATCAGCAAAGACTGTTTTACTCTGACAAGAAGTATGTTGGCAGATAATTCTCCGTATTTCGAAAGTGGGGCCAAAATTTCCTACACAAGCGACAACGGAAAATGGTTTGTAAGCGGATTAGTTTTGAACGGGTGGCAAAGAATCCAGCGGGTGGACGGAAATTCTACCGTGGCTTTCGGTCATCAGCTGACCTATAAACCGAACGAAAAAATTACGCTGAACAGCAGTTCTTTCATTGGAAATGACAAACCGGACAGCATAAGACAGATGAGGTATTTTCACAATTTGTACGGAAGTTTCCGGTTGAGCAAAAAATTTGCGTTAATTACAGGATTTGATATCGGAGCCGAACAGAAAACGAAAGGAAGTGATCAGTACAATATCTGGTATTCTCCTGTAGTGATTGCTAAATATTCTCCAACAGAAAAGCTAAGTTTTGCAGCAAGAGGAGAATATTACAGTGATGAAAAAGGAGTAATCATTGCTACCGGAACAGAAAACGGGTTCAAAACCTTTGGATATTCTGTAAATGCAGATTATTGGATCTTTCCGAATCTGGTTTGGAGAACGGAAATCAAAAATTTAAGCAGTAAAGACGATATTTTCCTGAACAGGGATAATAATTTGAAAACTAATAATCTTATGGCAGTGACCTCACTGGCGGTAAGTTTTTAA